ATTAGAAATGATTTTTGCTAATTTTAAATCAATCAAAGAAAGTTCATAGAAGGCTTTTGAGTATAAAATATCTCCAAGCATGATAGCATTTTTAGCTCCAAATTGCGCATTAATAGACTTTACACCTCTTCTTAATTTTGCTTCATCAATCACATCATCATGCAATAAGCTTGCAGCATGAATTAACTCTATGATAGCACAGATTTTATAGCTAATATCACTTTCTCCAGCTATTTTTAAAAGTAGTTTTGAGCGTAATTTTTTGCCACCTTGAAGTTTTGAACTCATGGTTAAAATAGGCTCATAATTTAATTCAGATAAAAATTCATGCATATACTGATCGATCTTTTGCACTATGCTTTCCTTAGTTTTCTTATAATTATATTTTATTAAATTTTACTTTAGTTTTGATTAAGAGTGGCTTTTCTAGGGTCTAAAAATTCTACTTCTAATTTCTTATCTCTATCTTCTATATACACAGTAAAAATAGCTTTACCTTTTTTAAAATCACTAAATTCAAGTATCAATCTTGCTCTATCTATATGAGGATTTTTATAATCAGGTACTAAGGTTTGATCTACCCAGTTTAAATTTCTTCTTAAAGACATCACAAATTGCCTAGGATATTTTTTATACTTTGAATGAACGATGATATTGGTTTGATCAAATAAAGTCCATGAGAAGTCAAAATAATAAATCTCATCAGGATAATCAATTTCTTTTATTTTTACACTTGCTTTTTCATCTTTACTTAAGGTAAATTTATAAGTATAATCAAAAAATACTTCAGCCTTTAAAAAATTAAAGATCAAAAATAAAGATAAAAGTAAACGCAAAATCAACCCTCATGCCCTAAAATTTCAGCACTTAAGCCTATATAAAAATCATTCTTTCTCTCATCTATTAAGAGTGAATTTTCTATTTGAAATTGTGCTACATCGCTTTCA
This genomic stretch from Campylobacter lari subsp. concheus harbors:
- a CDS encoding exporting protein is translated as MILRLLLSLFLIFNFLKAEVFFDYTYKFTLSKDEKASVKIKEIDYPDEIYYFDFSWTLFDQTNIIVHSKYKKYPRQFVMSLRRNLNWVDQTLVPDYKNPHIDRARLILEFSDFKKGKAIFTVYIEDRDKKLEVEFLDPRKATLNQN